One window of Mediterraneibacter gnavus ATCC 29149 genomic DNA carries:
- a CDS encoding protein translocase subunit SecDF, translating into MKKSKGIISLILTVVLIALLGFTTVVGFGKGQTGAAKNIKLGLDLEGGVSITYQVKGDTPSKEDMSDTIYKLQKRVEQYSTEATVYQEGDNRISIEIPGVTDANEILSELGQPGSLYFIKEKDSDGNPNYGLDTSGHYVLAKSMDELKEEGSVVLTGTDIKSAKSGSYQDSTTGANENVVQLSMTKEGTEKFAEATKAAKEAEETIAIYYDGELISVPRVNAEITDGQAIIEGSMEYEEAEQLASTIRIGGLSVELEEIRSNVVGAQLGEEAISTSLMAGAIGLAIVFVFMCMVYLLPGLASSLALVIYTGLILVLLNAFDITLTLPGIAGIILGIGMAVDANVIIFARVKEELTAGKSVKSALNAGFHKAMSAILDGNITTLIAAAVLWLKGSGTVKGFAQTLALGIVVSMFTALVITRMIVYAFYAVGIRNTKLYGRIKEEREPIDFLGKRKIFFAVSVAVILVGFVFMGVNAGTGKGALNYSLEFKGGTSTNVTFDKAYTLKEIDETMIPDLEKVTDDPNIQVQTVANSNQVIFKTQTLDLEKREAFAKYMADEFGVEEKDITTENISSTVSSEMRVDAIIAVAIATVFMLLYIWLRFKDIRFATSAVVALIHDVLVVLAFYVIARISVGNTFIACMLTIVGYSINATIVIFDRIREEMKTKKRTEELDTLVNRCITRTLTRSIYTSLTTFVMVAVLFIMGVSSIKEFALPLMVGIICGAYSSVCITGALWYVMKTKIGKKAEPAKVGTSKKKK; encoded by the coding sequence ATGAAGAAGAGTAAAGGGATTATCAGTCTGATTCTGACCGTGGTGCTGATTGCACTTCTTGGATTTACAACGGTGGTCGGATTTGGAAAAGGACAGACGGGGGCAGCAAAGAATATCAAGCTTGGACTTGACCTGGAAGGCGGAGTCAGTATTACCTATCAGGTAAAAGGGGATACTCCTTCCAAGGAGGATATGAGTGATACAATCTACAAGCTTCAGAAGCGTGTAGAACAGTACAGTACAGAAGCAACGGTTTATCAGGAAGGGGATAACCGGATCAGTATCGAAATCCCTGGTGTGACAGATGCGAATGAAATCTTAAGTGAGCTGGGGCAGCCGGGATCCCTGTATTTTATCAAAGAGAAGGACAGTGACGGAAATCCGAATTATGGACTGGATACCTCAGGACACTATGTGCTTGCAAAAAGTATGGATGAGTTAAAGGAAGAAGGATCTGTCGTTTTGACCGGAACAGATATCAAGAGTGCAAAGTCCGGTTCTTATCAGGATTCCACAACAGGAGCAAATGAAAATGTTGTTCAGCTTTCTATGACAAAGGAAGGTACTGAAAAGTTTGCAGAGGCAACGAAAGCGGCAAAGGAAGCGGAAGAGACGATTGCGATCTATTATGATGGTGAATTGATCAGTGTCCCAAGAGTAAATGCAGAAATTACAGATGGTCAGGCAATCATTGAAGGATCCATGGAATATGAAGAGGCAGAGCAGCTGGCTTCTACGATCCGTATCGGTGGCCTGAGTGTAGAATTGGAAGAAATCCGTTCTAATGTAGTTGGAGCGCAGCTTGGTGAAGAAGCAATCAGTACCAGTCTGATGGCAGGTGCGATCGGACTTGCGATTGTATTTGTATTTATGTGCATGGTATATCTGCTGCCGGGACTTGCATCCAGTCTTGCACTGGTAATCTACACTGGATTGATCCTGGTGTTGCTCAATGCATTTGATATCACACTGACGTTGCCGGGTATCGCGGGTATCATTCTTGGTATCGGTATGGCGGTCGATGCGAATGTAATTATCTTTGCGCGTGTAAAAGAGGAGCTGACGGCTGGAAAATCTGTAAAATCTGCGCTTAATGCAGGTTTTCATAAAGCAATGTCTGCGATTTTAGATGGAAATATTACAACACTGATTGCGGCAGCAGTGCTTTGGCTGAAAGGAAGCGGTACTGTCAAAGGATTTGCACAGACACTGGCGCTTGGTATCGTAGTTTCCATGTTTACAGCTCTGGTGATCACCCGGATGATCGTGTATGCGTTCTATGCAGTTGGAATTCGAAATACAAAGCTTTACGGACGGATTAAAGAAGAGCGTGAGCCGATTGATTTCCTTGGAAAACGTAAGATTTTCTTTGCGGTATCGGTCGCAGTGATTCTGGTTGGATTTGTGTTTATGGGAGTGAATGCAGGAACAGGAAAAGGTGCCCTCAATTACAGTCTGGAATTTAAGGGCGGTACATCTACAAATGTAACATTTGACAAAGCATATACGTTGAAAGAGATTGATGAAACAATGATTCCGGATCTGGAGAAGGTGACAGATGATCCAAACATCCAGGTACAGACCGTTGCAAACAGTAATCAGGTCATTTTCAAGACACAGACGCTGGATCTGGAAAAACGAGAAGCATTTGCAAAATATATGGCAGATGAATTCGGAGTAGAAGAAAAGGATATTACGACTGAAAACATCAGTTCTACCGTAAGCTCCGAGATGCGTGTGGATGCAATCATTGCGGTTGCCATTGCCACAGTCTTTATGCTGCTTTATATCTGGCTGCGGTTTAAAGATATCCGGTTTGCGACAAGTGCAGTAGTTGCACTGATCCATGATGTACTGGTGGTGCTTGCTTTCTATGTGATCGCAAGAATTTCAGTAGGAAATACATTTATTGCATGTATGCTGACAATTGTCGGATATTCTATCAATGCAACAATCGTTATCTTTGACCGAATCCGTGAGGAGATGAAGACAAAGAAACGTACAGAAGAGCTGGATACGCTGGTAAACAGATGTATCACAAGAACTCTGACAAGAAGTATTTATACCTCTCTGACAACATTTGTTATGGTGGCGGTACTGTTTATTATGGGGGTAAGCTCCATTAAAGAATTTGCACTTCCTCTGATGGTAGGTATTATCTGCGGAGCGTATTCTTCCGTATGTATCACAGGTGCTCTGTGGTATGTGATGAAGACGAAGATCGGGAAAAAAGCAGAACCTGCAAAAGTTGGAACATCAAAAAAGAAAAAATAA
- the scfB gene encoding thioether cross-link-forming SCIFF peptide maturase yields MIHQYQNNGYHIVLDVNSGSVHVVDKIAYDVIGCLEAMNPAHTPETLKEEKTAEYLLEKLGDIYAEEDLRDLLEAVAELTAAGQLFTQDVYESYIGEVKERKTVVKALCLHIAHDCNLACKYCFAEEGEYHGRRALMSLEVGKKALDFLVANSGKRRNLEVDFFGGEPLMNWQVVKDLVAYGRELEKTNDKHFRFTLTTNGVLLNDEVQEFVNKEMDNVVLSLDGRKEVNDRMRPFRNGKGSYDLIVPKFQKLAESRNQEKYYIRGTFTRENLDFSEDVLHFADLGFEQISIEPVVGEDTDPYAIQKEDLPKIFAEYDKLAKIMVDREREGRGFTFFHFMLDLEGGPCVAKRLSGCGSGTEYLAVTPWGDLYPCHQFVGQEEFLLGNVEEGITKPEIPEEFRGCSVYSKDSCRNCFARFYCSGGCMANSYKFHHTINDTYEVSCEMERRRVECAIMIKAALADQERMADHEEE; encoded by the coding sequence GTGATTCATCAGTACCAGAATAATGGATATCATATTGTCCTGGATGTGAACAGCGGATCTGTGCATGTCGTGGACAAGATTGCGTATGATGTGATCGGCTGTCTGGAGGCCATGAACCCTGCCCATACGCCGGAAACGTTAAAAGAAGAGAAGACGGCAGAATATCTGCTCGAAAAGCTTGGCGATATTTATGCAGAAGAAGATTTGAGAGATCTTCTGGAGGCAGTGGCAGAGCTGACAGCGGCAGGTCAGTTGTTTACACAGGATGTTTATGAGAGCTATATCGGAGAGGTAAAAGAAAGAAAGACAGTTGTTAAGGCACTTTGCCTGCACATTGCGCATGATTGTAATCTTGCCTGCAAATACTGCTTTGCGGAAGAGGGTGAGTATCATGGACGCCGTGCGCTGATGTCTTTGGAAGTCGGAAAGAAAGCGCTGGATTTCCTTGTGGCAAATTCAGGAAAGAGAAGAAATCTCGAGGTTGATTTCTTTGGCGGAGAGCCGTTGATGAACTGGCAGGTAGTAAAAGATCTGGTTGCCTATGGAAGAGAGCTGGAGAAGACAAACGACAAGCATTTCCGTTTCACATTGACAACAAATGGAGTTCTGCTCAATGATGAAGTGCAGGAATTTGTCAATAAAGAGATGGACAATGTGGTGCTCAGTCTGGATGGAAGAAAAGAAGTCAACGACAGAATGCGTCCGTTTAGGAATGGAAAAGGAAGTTATGATCTGATCGTTCCGAAATTCCAGAAACTGGCAGAGAGCAGAAATCAGGAAAAGTATTATATACGAGGAACATTTACAAGAGAAAATCTGGACTTTTCAGAGGACGTCCTGCATTTTGCAGATCTGGGATTTGAGCAGATTTCAATTGAGCCTGTAGTCGGGGAAGATACAGATCCGTATGCGATTCAAAAAGAAGATCTTCCGAAGATTTTTGCAGAGTATGATAAGCTGGCAAAAATCATGGTAGACAGAGAACGGGAAGGCAGAGGGTTTACGTTCTTCCACTTTATGCTGGATTTAGAAGGCGGTCCTTGCGTGGCAAAACGTCTGTCCGGATGTGGTTCCGGAACAGAATATCTGGCAGTTACGCCTTGGGGAGATCTGTATCCGTGTCATCAGTTCGTTGGTCAGGAAGAATTCCTGCTGGGAAATGTAGAGGAAGGAATTACAAAGCCGGAGATTCCGGAAGAATTCAGAGGATGCAGTGTGTATTCCAAAGACAGTTGCAGAAACTGCTTTGCAAGATTTTACTGCAGCGGCGGATGTATGGCGAATTCTTATAAATTCCATCATACGATCAATGATACATACGAGGTAAGTTGTGAGATGGAGCGCAGGCGTGTGGAATGTGCGATTATGATCAAGGCGGCACTGGCTGATCAGGAGAGGATGGCAGATCATGAAGAAGAGTAA
- the scfA gene encoding six-cysteine ranthipeptide SCIFF, whose product MKHIKTLNTQTLNHTVKKGGCGECQTSCQSACKTSCTVGNQVCEHKK is encoded by the coding sequence ATGAAACATATCAAAACATTAAATACTCAGACATTGAATCATACAGTGAAAAAAGGTGGATGCGGAGAATGTCAGACATCTTGTCAGTCAGCATGTAAGACATCCTGTACAGTAGGAAATCAGGTTTGTGAACACAAAAAATAA
- the spoVT gene encoding stage V sporulation protein T, which yields MKATGIVRRIDDLGRVVIPKEIRRTLRIREGDPLEIFTEREGSVILRKYSPIGEIGAVAGLYAESLAHTMNCIVCLTDMDQIVAASGNGSKELLNRYISKELEYAIQARKQIRTEKRKADYIPIFAGGEEYSQEIICPIISGGDVMGTVVFLHKEEHKKFSEVEEKMAAVAAEFLGRQMEQ from the coding sequence ATGAAAGCGACAGGAATTGTACGAAGAATTGATGACCTTGGCAGGGTGGTGATTCCAAAAGAAATTCGAAGGACACTTCGTATTCGGGAAGGAGATCCACTGGAAATTTTTACCGAGAGAGAAGGCAGTGTGATTTTAAGAAAGTATTCTCCGATCGGAGAAATCGGTGCTGTTGCCGGACTGTACGCAGAAAGCCTTGCACATACCATGAACTGTATTGTGTGTCTTACTGATATGGATCAGATTGTAGCAGCATCGGGAAATGGGAGCAAGGAGCTGCTGAACCGTTATATCAGTAAAGAACTGGAGTATGCAATACAGGCTCGAAAGCAGATCCGTACAGAAAAAAGGAAAGCGGACTATATTCCGATATTCGCCGGGGGTGAGGAATATTCTCAGGAAATTATTTGTCCGATTATCAGTGGCGGGGACGTGATGGGAACAGTGGTGTTTTTACACAAAGAAGAACACAAAAAATTCAGTGAAGTGGAAGAAAAAATGGCAGCTGTGGCAGCAGAATTTCTGGGCAGACAGATGGAACAGTAA
- a CDS encoding TIGR04086 family membrane protein, with product MEKKANVENSMQKKGLWILKSLLCAYLVTGVLLLILTVLLYKCGLEEKHVSAGILTVYILSTLAGGFVAGKMARVRKFVWGLGIGVLYFLLLVLISFGIYHSIQEPFPQLLIVCILCTGGGMIGGMIS from the coding sequence ATGGAAAAGAAAGCAAATGTTGAAAATTCAATGCAGAAAAAAGGACTTTGGATTTTAAAATCCCTGTTGTGTGCATACCTTGTAACAGGTGTGCTCCTTTTGATTTTGACAGTACTGCTTTACAAATGTGGACTGGAGGAAAAACATGTTTCAGCAGGGATTTTGACCGTGTATATTTTGTCTACACTGGCAGGTGGTTTTGTAGCAGGGAAAATGGCAAGGGTCAGGAAATTTGTCTGGGGGCTTGGAATCGGTGTGCTGTATTTTCTGCTTCTTGTATTGATTTCCTTTGGTATTTACCACAGCATTCAGGAGCCGTTTCCTCAGCTTTTGATCGTGTGTATTCTTTGCACAGGAGGTGGAATGATCGGCGGTATGATTTCGTGA
- a CDS encoding Na/Pi cotransporter family protein: protein MGITDILSLLGGLALFLYGMHMMSNGLEAAAGNRMKSILEKLTSNRIKGVLVGAVITAVIQSSSATTVMLVGFVNSGLMTLSQAVWVIMGANIGTTITGQLIALDISAIAPIFAIGGVAAMMFIKNEKVHHISGIFSGLGILFMGMAMMGDAMVPLQDSQTFINFMTTVENPLVGILIGAIFTAIIQSSSASVGILQALAATGMVPLSSAVYILFGQNIGTCITAVLASIGMKVNAKRTTVIHLMFNIFGSILFTVICMTTPFVSWMEALTPGNPVAQIANVHTTFNIVTTLILLPFGNVMARIATQILPDSKKEDDGDYRLKYITRFESNYAIGSSAVALSQVRDEIERMRDMVSKNIAKAYDVLIQYNEKDMEKISERETYIDYLNREISEYIVSLISNEKSTEDSKIINGYYAVIGNLERIGDHAMNLAGYAKDLKEWNLSFSDVALEEIEEMKKQCLTALDIVKNEEGSDMTQVLFEASAAEQKIDDLRDKYFKKQMQRMKKGKCKPQSGIIFTEMLTDFERMGDHVKNIAQQYKQMSE from the coding sequence ATGGGGATAACAGATATACTTTCCTTGCTGGGGGGACTTGCACTGTTTCTGTACGGAATGCATATGATGAGCAACGGCCTGGAAGCTGCTGCCGGAAACAGAATGAAGTCGATTTTGGAGAAGCTGACTTCCAACCGTATTAAAGGAGTTCTGGTTGGAGCTGTGATCACAGCCGTGATTCAGTCTTCTTCCGCAACCACAGTTATGCTGGTTGGATTTGTAAATTCCGGTCTGATGACATTAAGTCAGGCAGTCTGGGTAATCATGGGTGCAAATATCGGTACAACGATCACAGGTCAGTTGATCGCACTGGATATCTCGGCAATCGCTCCGATTTTTGCAATCGGCGGTGTAGCTGCGATGATGTTCATTAAAAATGAAAAGGTACATCATATCAGCGGGATTTTTTCCGGACTTGGAATTTTATTTATGGGAATGGCAATGATGGGAGATGCCATGGTTCCGCTTCAGGATTCACAGACATTTATCAACTTTATGACAACAGTTGAGAATCCGCTGGTAGGTATTCTGATCGGTGCGATTTTTACGGCGATCATTCAGTCATCATCTGCATCTGTCGGAATCCTGCAGGCGCTTGCGGCAACTGGAATGGTGCCGCTCTCCAGCGCAGTATACATTTTGTTTGGACAGAACATCGGTACCTGTATTACTGCAGTTTTAGCATCGATTGGAATGAAAGTCAATGCAAAGCGTACAACCGTGATCCATCTGATGTTCAATATTTTCGGATCGATCCTGTTTACGGTCATCTGTATGACAACTCCGTTTGTCTCCTGGATGGAAGCACTCACACCTGGAAATCCGGTGGCACAGATTGCCAATGTGCATACAACATTTAATATTGTAACAACATTGATCCTGCTTCCATTTGGCAATGTCATGGCAAGAATCGCAACCCAGATCCTGCCGGACAGCAAGAAAGAAGACGATGGAGATTACAGACTCAAGTACATCACACGGTTTGAATCCAACTATGCGATCGGCTCCAGTGCGGTAGCACTTTCACAGGTTCGGGATGAAATCGAGAGAATGCGCGATATGGTATCGAAGAATATTGCAAAAGCATATGATGTTCTGATTCAGTATAATGAAAAAGATATGGAGAAGATTTCAGAAAGAGAGACCTATATCGATTATTTAAACCGTGAGATTTCAGAGTATATCGTATCTCTGATCTCCAATGAGAAATCGACAGAGGATTCCAAGATCATTAATGGATATTATGCTGTGATCGGAAACCTGGAGCGTATCGGGGATCATGCCATGAATCTGGCAGGATATGCAAAAGATCTCAAAGAGTGGAATCTGTCATTTTCTGATGTAGCACTGGAAGAAATCGAAGAGATGAAAAAACAGTGTCTGACAGCACTTGATATCGTGAAAAACGAAGAGGGCAGCGATATGACGCAGGTTCTTTTTGAAGCCAGTGCGGCAGAGCAGAAGATCGATGATCTGAGAGATAAGTACTTTAAGAAACAGATGCAGCGTATGAAAAAAGGAAAATGTAAACCTCAGAGCGGAATCATTTTTACAGAGATGTTGACAGATTTTGAAAGAATGGGAGACCATGTGAAAAATATCGCACAGCAGTATAAGCAGATGAGCGAATAA
- a CDS encoding GatB/YqeY domain-containing protein, producing MSKIDEVRSAMMAAMKAKDKERKDALSALLTALKNKAIDKRADLTEEEETQVILKEIKQLKETIEMTPADRTDILTECNSRLAVLEEYAPKMMDEAEIKAVVSEVLTSLGLDAPTAKEKGKIMKELMPKVKGKADGKLVSEVVASFLS from the coding sequence ATGAGTAAGATTGATGAAGTAAGAAGCGCCATGATGGCTGCTATGAAAGCAAAAGATAAAGAAAGAAAGGATGCGCTTTCCGCACTGCTCACTGCATTGAAGAACAAGGCGATCGACAAACGCGCAGACCTGACTGAAGAAGAGGAAACACAGGTAATCTTAAAAGAGATTAAACAGCTCAAAGAAACCATTGAGATGACACCTGCAGACCGCACGGATATCCTCACGGAATGCAACAGCCGTCTCGCAGTCCTCGAAGAATACGCTCCAAAGATGATGGATGAAGCGGAAATCAAAGCAGTAGTTTCAGAAGTACTTACCTCTCTCGGTCTGGATGCGCCGACCGCAAAAGAAAAAGGCAAGATCATGAAAGAACTGATGCCGAAAGTCAAAGGAAAAGCCGACGGAAAGTTAGTCAGTGAAGTCGTTGCTTCCTTCCTGTCCTGA
- a CDS encoding MGDG synthase family glycosyltransferase codes for MKVLILSCNTGEGHNYAGRALKECIESHHDTADMLDIMMLASPRVSKLVGNSYVNIVRHAPRLFQCLYKLGGLVSSARHHSPVYYANALLAKKLTRYLDTHHYDVIVTPHLFPAQTLTYIKKKNLLSQKVVAVETDYTCIPFWEETDCDYYIIPHYELIDEFTAKGIPRERLKPYGIPVRPAFSDQSDRQKARVRCGIPTHAQVYLIMSGSMGFGKIQLFVAELLRTRKPGEYVVVICGNNRRLQKILLAEFGKQEGVQILGYTEKIADFMAAADVLFTKPGGLTTTEAAVKGIPIVHTRPIPGCETKNLAFYTERGLSLTSQKLHGQILAGRKLMSNDELRHSMCTAQHTVIPPNAAEKTYQLLCQLSSAYAVSDDTAKKETL; via the coding sequence ATGAAAGTTCTGATTTTATCCTGCAATACCGGAGAAGGACACAATTATGCCGGCAGGGCACTCAAAGAGTGTATCGAATCGCATCATGATACCGCAGATATGCTGGATATTATGATGCTTGCCAGTCCCAGAGTATCAAAACTGGTGGGGAACAGCTATGTCAATATTGTCCGGCATGCTCCCCGCCTTTTTCAGTGTTTATACAAACTGGGCGGACTTGTCAGTTCCGCCAGACATCATTCTCCGGTTTATTATGCCAATGCTCTTCTCGCCAAAAAGCTAACGCGCTATCTGGATACACACCATTACGATGTAATCGTAACGCCCCATCTTTTTCCCGCCCAGACACTGACTTATATAAAGAAAAAGAACCTATTGTCCCAGAAAGTCGTGGCTGTAGAAACAGATTATACCTGTATTCCATTTTGGGAAGAGACAGACTGCGATTACTACATCATCCCTCACTATGAACTGATCGACGAATTTACAGCAAAAGGAATTCCCAGAGAACGTCTGAAACCATACGGGATTCCGGTTCGTCCGGCATTTTCTGACCAATCTGACAGACAAAAAGCGCGCGTACGCTGTGGGATTCCAACGCATGCCCAGGTTTATCTGATCATGAGCGGCAGTATGGGATTTGGAAAGATTCAGCTCTTTGTTGCCGAACTGCTCCGTACCCGAAAGCCCGGAGAATATGTTGTTGTAATCTGCGGAAACAACCGTCGCCTGCAAAAAATCCTCCTTGCGGAATTTGGAAAACAAGAAGGTGTTCAGATTCTGGGATACACTGAAAAAATTGCAGATTTTATGGCTGCTGCCGATGTGCTTTTCACCAAACCCGGCGGTCTGACTACCACCGAAGCAGCTGTCAAAGGGATTCCGATCGTACACACACGCCCAATTCCCGGCTGTGAGACAAAAAATCTGGCTTTTTATACAGAACGGGGATTGTCCCTGACTTCCCAAAAACTGCACGGACAGATTCTTGCCGGCCGAAAACTGATGTCAAACGATGAACTGCGGCATTCCATGTGTACAGCGCAGCACACTGTCATCCCACCAAATGCTGCTGAGAAGACTTACCAGCTTCTCTGCCAGCTTTCTTCTGCGTATGCCGTCTCAGATGATACTGCAAAAAAGGAGACTTTATGA
- a CDS encoding glycerol-3-phosphate acyltransferase, which translates to MNELFFILVGYLSGSILYAYLLPKYICHIDIMKDSDDHNPGTFNAFALAGTQVGILVIALELLKGFLPIWLASHILDTRRWMFAFVLCAPVAGHAFPLFYPKRGGKAIAVSFGVLLGLLPRYRPVLLLIFFYLLFSFLIVVKPHLYRSILTFTLFSLTGLFYFHDAVISMGTFFISCVVIIRHLVHHQKEPFSIRFLQRS; encoded by the coding sequence ATGAATGAGTTATTCTTTATTTTAGTCGGATATCTTTCGGGAAGTATTTTATATGCCTATCTGCTTCCCAAATATATTTGCCATATCGATATCATGAAAGACAGTGACGATCACAATCCCGGTACATTCAATGCTTTTGCACTGGCAGGTACACAGGTTGGTATTCTTGTGATTGCATTGGAGCTTTTGAAAGGATTTCTTCCGATCTGGCTGGCTTCACATATTCTGGATACAAGAAGATGGATGTTTGCATTTGTTCTCTGTGCACCTGTTGCAGGGCATGCGTTTCCCCTGTTTTATCCGAAACGTGGCGGAAAAGCCATCGCAGTTTCTTTTGGAGTATTATTGGGACTGCTGCCGCGATACCGCCCGGTGCTGCTTCTCATCTTCTTTTATCTGTTATTTTCTTTTTTGATCGTTGTAAAGCCGCATCTTTACAGAAGCATTCTTACGTTTACACTGTTTTCTCTGACCGGATTGTTTTATTTCCATGATGCGGTGATCAGCATGGGCACATTTTTCATTTCCTGCGTGGTCATCATCCGACATCTGGTACATCATCAGAAAGAGCCTTTCAGCATTCGCTTTTTACAGCGGAGCTGA
- a CDS encoding folate family ECF transporter S component yields the protein MKQLKQQFVDSWHELRKTKVMAVAAMLIAIGVILGFFSVQLTEFIRIGFSGIPNELASMLFGPVVGGIMGGIGDILKFLIKPTGPYFFGYTLNAMLGPVIYGIFFYHRPIQLGRVVAAKITVALLVNLLLGTWWLTILYGKGFLAILPARFIKQVVSVPIDSVIFYVLAKTLERSKAISMIKK from the coding sequence ATGAAACAATTAAAACAGCAGTTTGTAGACTCCTGGCATGAGTTGAGGAAAACAAAAGTTATGGCAGTGGCTGCCATGTTGATCGCGATCGGTGTGATATTAGGCTTTTTCTCTGTTCAGCTTACGGAGTTTATCCGGATTGGTTTTTCCGGTATTCCTAATGAGCTGGCATCGATGCTGTTCGGTCCGGTGGTTGGCGGGATCATGGGAGGAATCGGGGATATCCTGAAGTTTCTGATCAAGCCGACGGGACCGTATTTCTTTGGGTATACACTGAATGCGATGCTGGGACCTGTTATTTACGGAATTTTTTTCTATCATCGTCCGATTCAATTGGGAAGAGTCGTGGCAGCCAAAATTACGGTTGCTTTACTTGTAAATCTTCTGCTCGGTACCTGGTGGCTGACGATCCTGTATGGAAAAGGATTTCTGGCAATCCTTCCGGCGAGATTTATAAAACAGGTAGTTTCCGTTCCGATTGATTCCGTAATCTTTTATGTGCTTGCAAAAACACTGGAACGATCAAAAGCGATTTCTATGATCAAAAAATAA
- a CDS encoding SseB family protein, translated as MKEENKNGQLPEKEQLLSSLRNAEEMYVFMSLCTKMPYVLCDEETFDDEVLLYYTEEDAQREGKKLIEQRIPIQIAKIEKKQLLGFFSSLYPMGVNGLLINKNMESEARLQLGELVIRPNTEDLPDGKVWVENPQLHLTALYFMQEMRRQEKPELTEELKGLQEEILVNYGRGRFIVAVHKENGMPMLKQKNGDAYQPIFTDILEFRKFNKEDQFKTMAIEAKNVPKMLVNEAKGVVINPYGVNLQIPIVRPEEPQEKK; from the coding sequence ATGAAAGAGGAAAATAAAAACGGACAGTTACCGGAAAAAGAGCAGCTTTTGAGCAGTCTGCGAAATGCAGAGGAGATGTATGTCTTTATGTCTCTGTGTACAAAGATGCCGTATGTCCTGTGTGATGAAGAAACATTTGATGATGAAGTGCTGTTATATTATACAGAGGAGGATGCACAGAGAGAGGGAAAGAAGCTGATTGAACAGCGGATTCCGATCCAGATCGCAAAGATTGAAAAGAAACAGCTGCTTGGATTTTTCTCAAGCCTGTATCCGATGGGCGTCAACGGGCTTTTGATCAATAAAAATATGGAAAGTGAAGCAAGACTTCAGTTGGGAGAACTGGTGATACGACCAAATACCGAGGACCTTCCGGATGGAAAAGTATGGGTAGAGAATCCGCAGCTTCATCTGACCGCTCTGTATTTTATGCAGGAGATGCGCAGACAGGAAAAGCCGGAACTGACAGAAGAGCTGAAAGGTCTGCAGGAAGAGATACTGGTCAACTATGGAAGAGGCAGATTTATCGTAGCCGTTCACAAAGAAAACGGAATGCCGATGCTCAAACAGAAGAACGGAGATGCATATCAGCCGATTTTCACAGATATCCTGGAGTTTCGAAAATTCAATAAAGAGGATCAGTTTAAGACAATGGCTATTGAAGCAAAAAATGTTCCGAAGATGTTGGTAAACGAGGCAAAAGGGGTTGTGATCAATCCGTACGGAGTCAATCTTCAGATTCCGATCGTGAGACCGGAAGAGCCGCAGGAGAAAAAATAG